A genomic stretch from Brucella sp. BE17 includes:
- a CDS encoding peptide deformylase: MAIREIVTYPDARLRAMAEPVARFDDALRILARNLLDTMRAAPGIGITAPHIGILKRLVVLEIPGQNGAKTYANPEIIWVSDEKIRHQEGSVSMPGEVEEVERHARIRIRYQDVDGIEQMEESEGLLAVCHQHEIDQLNGIFWLERLSRLRRDRLIKRYQKQLRL; this comes from the coding sequence ATGGCTATAAGAGAGATCGTGACATATCCCGATGCGCGTTTGCGGGCGATGGCAGAACCCGTCGCGCGCTTTGATGACGCTCTCCGCATTCTTGCGCGTAATCTTCTCGACACTATGCGCGCGGCACCTGGCATCGGCATTACAGCCCCTCATATCGGGATTCTAAAACGGCTTGTCGTTCTTGAGATTCCTGGTCAGAATGGTGCGAAAACCTATGCCAATCCTGAGATCATCTGGGTCTCGGACGAGAAAATTCGCCATCAGGAGGGCAGCGTTTCCATGCCGGGCGAGGTGGAGGAAGTGGAACGCCATGCCCGTATCCGCATTCGCTATCAGGATGTAGACGGGATCGAGCAAATGGAAGAATCCGAGGGGTTGCTCGCCGTCTGCCATCAGCATGAGATCGATCAGCTCAATGGCATATTTTGGTTGGAGCGCCTGTCACGGCTCAGGCGCGACCGGCTCATAAAACGCTATCAGAAACAGCTAAGACTTTAG
- a CDS encoding tripartite tricarboxylate transporter substrate-binding protein: MRKFIAALAVAGASFTFAYGAQAQSYPERTITVVVPFSAGGPTDTVTRLVAESMSKDLGEQIVVENVGGAGGTLGAGRVASAEPDGYTILLHHIGMATSATLYRKLAYDTLNAFEYVGLVTDVPMTIVARKDLEPADLKGLVEYSKTKKDEVTVANAGIGAASHLCGMLYMSAIETPLVTVPYKGTGPAMTDLLGGQVDIMCDQTTNTTKQIQAGTIKAYAVTSPERLEVLKDTPTTKEAGLDGMQIGIWHGIYAPKGTSAEITERLSKSLQVALKDQNVVARFAELGTEPSPESDATPQALKDKLESEVARWKPIIEAAGQYAD, from the coding sequence ATGAGAAAATTCATCGCCGCTTTGGCGGTTGCTGGCGCTTCTTTTACATTCGCTTATGGGGCACAGGCGCAATCCTATCCCGAGCGCACGATCACCGTTGTTGTGCCGTTTTCCGCTGGCGGGCCGACCGATACCGTCACACGGCTTGTTGCAGAATCCATGTCAAAGGACCTTGGCGAGCAAATCGTTGTTGAAAATGTCGGGGGTGCGGGTGGAACGCTGGGTGCCGGACGGGTCGCCTCCGCTGAGCCGGATGGCTACACCATCCTTCTGCATCATATCGGTATGGCGACAAGTGCCACGCTCTATCGCAAACTTGCCTATGATACGCTCAATGCATTCGAATATGTCGGGCTTGTCACAGATGTGCCAATGACCATCGTGGCGCGCAAGGATCTCGAACCCGCCGATCTCAAGGGGCTGGTGGAATATTCCAAAACCAAAAAGGACGAGGTAACGGTTGCCAATGCGGGCATTGGTGCGGCTTCGCATTTGTGCGGTATGCTATATATGAGCGCGATCGAAACCCCACTCGTCACAGTTCCCTACAAGGGCACCGGGCCGGCCATGACTGATCTCCTTGGGGGACAGGTCGATATCATGTGTGACCAGACCACCAATACGACCAAGCAGATACAGGCGGGCACGATCAAGGCCTATGCCGTCACATCGCCGGAGCGGCTTGAGGTGCTTAAGGACACTCCCACCACCAAGGAAGCCGGTCTTGATGGTATGCAGATAGGTATATGGCATGGCATCTATGCGCCCAAGGGCACGTCTGCCGAGATTACCGAGCGCTTGTCGAAATCGTTGCAAGTTGCCCTGAAGGATCAGAATGTTGTGGCCCGTTTTGCCGAACTCGGTACCGAGCCGTCACCGGAATCCGACGCAACCCCGCAAGCGCTCAAAGACAAGCTCGAAAGCGAAGTCGCGCGCTGGAAGCCGATCATCGAGGCCGCAGGACAATACGCCGACTGA